Proteins encoded together in one Xyrauchen texanus isolate HMW12.3.18 chromosome 50, RBS_HiC_50CHRs, whole genome shotgun sequence window:
- the LOC127640912 gene encoding sarcalumenin-like, whose translation MRLLLPVCYLLALLALTTADAVGSETEPLVPLQLKPEGELFACCDGTEEISQSSSNDTPAPERPVCQTCTTGAHIDTTADEVSSSEEEEEVVSEEKSAEFIEDETSYEEIFDEEAQEEEVELEEETSEEMVEEEVLEVADDVGEVSEPEPEVEVDSDVDAPTAVEEHVKDEEPEEAEEVSQAEEGVEDADEVLQTEDEVEQVSQNDVEVEEAKFSQTEEEVMEEEEVFQTKEKVEEDEVSQSEEEVKVEMDVSQTEEIPQPEEVAKEVSNAKEASQNFPQVEEDTEPLEQVEERPEVTTIMAENEDLPEEEEAVPVKEGASEVAIDAEKQPVILKESVRVSSVEEPEPFKEAYMVETEEAVVAAAEELEVVEEVVEIAQEVTEELAVSTQKQIVVQDVPTLSEEVTVKEVSAEEPAPKASAKVVNTPGSGMRDRSHIEEMLRLATAEPSQEFVDALKKLQHIYNAAIKPLENAYKYNELRQHEVSDAEITSKPMVLFLGPWSVGKSSMINYLLDLDDTSQQLYTGAEPTTSEYTVLMHGGKVRTIEGIVMAADSSRSFSPLEKFGQGFLEKLVGIEMPHKLLERVTFVDTPGIIENRKQQERGYPYSEVCQWFIDRADLIFLVFDPTKLDVGLELEMLFRQMKGRESQIRIILNKADSLTTQNLMRVYGALFWSMAPLINVTEPPRVYVSSFWPQDYAANTNRDLFMREEISLLEDLNQVIENRLENKIAFIRQHGIRVRIHALLVDRYLQTYYDKLGWFSDPDEVFRDVVSDPDKFYIFKSILAKTNVSKFDLPEPEAYRDFFGVNPPSGFKLLSSHCSWSGGCLLEKIEKAITEDLPALLSSLAVKKEAIIEPAAETKEKPKNRWRRQ comes from the exons ATGCAGTGGGGTCTGAGACTGAGCCACTTGTACCTCTGCAGCTGAAGCCTGAAGGCGAGCTATTTGCCTGCTGTGATGGCACAGAAGAAATTAGCCAAAGTTCCTCCAATGACACACCTGCACCAGAGAGACCCGTCTGCCAAACTTGCACCACTGGTGCACATATTGATACCACTGCAGATGAGGTCAGCTCAagtgaggaggaagaggaggttgTTTCAGAAGAGAAATCTGCAGAGTTCATTGAAGATGAGACATCTTATGAAGAGATATTTGACGAGGAGGCTCAGGAAGAGGAGGTAGAACTTGAGGAAGAAACATCTGAGGAAATGGTGGAGGAAGAAGTCCTTGAGGTGGCAGATGATGTGGGAGAGGTGTCAGAACCAGAACCAGAGGTTGAGGTAGACAGTGATGTAGATGCACCTACGGCTGTTGAGGAACATGTGAAAGACGAAGAGCCTGAGGAGGCAGAAGAAGTTTCCCAGGCTGAAGAAGGGGTGGAGGATGCAGATGAGGTTTTACAGACAGAAGATGAGGTAGAGCAGGTTTCTCAGAATGATGTGGAGGTAGAGGAAGCAAAGTTTTCTCAGACTGAAGAGGAGGTCATGGAGGAAGAAGAGGTTTTCCAGACTAAAGAGAAGGTTGAGGAAGACGAGGTTTCCCAGAGTGAAGAGGAAGTAAAGGTGGAAATGGATGTTTCTCAGACTGAGGAGATCCCTCAACCTGAGGAGGTGGCAAAGGAGGTTTCAAATGCCAAAGAGGCATCTCAAAATTTTCCACAGGTTGAAGAAGACACAGAGCCATTGGAGCAAGTAGAGGAGAGACCAGAAGTGACTACAATAATGGCAGAGAACGAGGATTTACCTGAAGAGGAGGAAGCTGTACCAGTGAAGGAAGGAGCATCAGAGGTTGCTATAGATGCAGAAAAACAGCCTGTCATTTTGAAAGAAAGTGTGAGGGTCTCATCTGTGGAAGAACCTGAACCCTTCAAAGAAGCTTATATGGTCGAAACAGAAGAGGCTGTTGTAGCAGCTGCTGAGGAACTTGAGGTTGTTGAGGAGGTTGTGGAAATAGCCCAAGAGGTAACTGAGGAGCTTGCTGTATCTACTCAAAAACAAATTGTGGTCCAAGATGTTCCAACACTTTCTGAAGAAGTAACAGTAAAAGAGGTATCAGCTGAAGAACCAGCACCCAAAGCATCTGCTAAAG TGGTGAATACTCCAGGTTCTGGCATGAGAGATCGGTCTCACATTGAAGAAATGCTGCGTCTGGCCACAGCTGAACCTTCACAGGAATTTGTTG ATGCCCTGAAGAAGCTGCAACATATCTACAACGCAGCAATTAAGCCCCTAGAGAATGCCTACAAATACAATGAGCTCAGACAGCATGAAGTGTCAG ATGCAGAGATCACCTCTAAGCCCATGGTACTGTTCCTGGGTCCCTGGAGTGTTGGCAAGTCTTCCATGATCAATTACCTTCTGGATCTCGATGACACTTCACAACAACTTTACACAG GAGCTGAGCCGACAACCTCAGAATACACTGTACTAATGCATGGTGGGAAGGTTCGCACCATTGAGGGCATTGTCATGGCAGCAGACAGTTCCCGCTCCTTCTCACCACTAGAGAAGTTTGGACAGGGTTTCCTAGAAAAGCTGGTTGGAATCGAGATGCCACACAAACTCCTGGAGCGTGTCACCTTTGTGGACACACCTGGAATCATTGAGAACCGCAAGCAACAAGAGAGAG GTTACCCCTATAGTGAAGTGTGCCAGTGGTTTATAGACCGTGCTGACCTCATCTTCCTGGTTTTTGACCCCACCAAACTGGATGTAGGATTAGAACTTGAAATGCTATTCAGACAAATGAAGGGACGCGAGTCACAGATCCGTATCATACTCAACAAGGCTGACAGTCTGACGACCCAGAACCTAATGCGTGTGTATGGCGCCCTCTTCTGGAGCATGGCTCCCCTGATTAATGTGACTGAGCCTCCTCGTGTCTACGTGAGCTCCTTCTGGCCACAAGACTATGCTGCCAACACCAACAGAGACCTTTTCATGCGTGAAGAGATCTCTCTGCTGGAGGACCTGAATCAGGTAATTGAGAACCGCTTGGAGAACAAGATCGCCTTCATACGCCAGCATGGCATCCGCGTACGCATCCACGCTCTCCTGGTCGACCGCTACCTGCAGACGTACTATGACAAGCTTGGCTGGTTCAGTGACCCTGATGAGGTGTTCCGTGATGTTGTCAGTGATCCTGACAAGTTCTACATCTTTAAGTCTATTCTGGCCAAGACCAACGTGAGTAAGTTTGACTTGCCGGAACCGGAAGCATACCGAGACTTCTTTGGAGTGAATCCTCCCAGTGGCTTTAAGCTCCTTTCGTCACACTGCAGCTGGTCAGGTGGATGCCTGCTGGAGAAGATTGAGAAGGCAATCACAGAGGACCTACCTGCTTTGCTCAGTAGCTTGGCAGTGAAGAAGGAAGCCATAATAGAGCCAGCTGCAGAGACCAAGGAGAAACCCAAAAACCGTTGGAGGAGACAGTGA